tattacagtttaaagaaacgtctagaagagaaagaagaaaaactagattcgatcttgttgcgagcaaccagtgggtcttccgtccgttttttgaatagattagattaaacttatcaattcaaagataaaatcgtagatctaagcgaaaaaaagagaaaaatcttttgcggcactcgaggcttgaacccgggtcgcctgggccatgtccacaactctatcgactgaggtactcggactccgcttcagaacttcgacgcttaatttctcgagaatgccttgatcgattttaaaacaaattacatattatgaatcagtaaaagggtcactataagaagtaaaaatttcaaaagagaatattaaaaaaaaaaaagtcgaaaaattcaatttttgaaatttcgttccggtgacgaccggaagtgacggcggacattctcttgaccgaggtacattagaaaaacggtagatctatcatctctgaataTTTCAGacttttatctttactcgtttttgagaaacccgacagacaaaattgactttttaaaatcgtaaacggacgataacttctgatcggaagtgtttttttttaaataaaaaaaatatatatcagctttagataaaagcacgtttatattgaaaatttgaatgaaatcgatcGAGATATCTGTAACGGGATGAGCGGAGGCTActccaaacaacaacaagacatcttaaatttaacaaaatttaataacaaaaaaaataagagaaagaaagaaaagatagaaatataaacactaaaccacacaaacactcacacacctttcactcaacaagaaaaaatatgatgtttatacaaatgaccaaaaaataaattatatccgAGGTAAGCATGGAATGCAAGAACAGGTGGAATTGGTGCAGGAACAAGCGAATGACACCTTATATACCGTTACGGAACTCGGAAGTAATCAAGAGAAAATGCTACGGGAGCTAAGTAGACTAAGAGACTATGTGATCAAACTGGAATTCCGTGTCAATTCCCAAGAAAAACAGATCCTAGAACTAAAAGCCCGTTCTCTTGAAAATAACATTATCATTAACGGAATTAATGAACATGATCCGGAAAGAGGGAACGACGAAAACCTggcaaaaataatacaaaacgTTTTTGAAAAGGAACTGGAAATGGATAAGGAGTCTGTTGGAAACATGCATATTAAGGCCCTATATAGAATGGGTGACAGAGACGcaagaagaaaatttcctaGACCGGTGTGTATCCAGtttgctgacaaaatttacaaagataTGGTGATGAGGAAGATCCCGGTACTCCGCAGTAAAAAGTCGCCCATCAGAATAGCCAGCCACCAGCCAGAGGAGCTGAGGGAAAAACGCAGGAAACTGTTTGATATACAACAGAAGTACGCTGCCAAAAATGTGGACACGAAAATCAAGGGAGACAAGTTGGTTTTTACAAGGAGCGGCAACATATACAGAGACAAACTGGGCCAACGTCCATCCGCTGACGAGGTCATCTCAGGTGAAGAAATCAAAAGTCCAATCTCTGCGGGTAAACAAATAGAGGACAACGGTAATCGGTTCACCGCCCACGCTACACCGACCGAATCTCTCAAGCAGGTCAGAGGAGCCCTCATCGATATCATGCGTGTCCCTACAGTGTCAAGTGCGAGCCACAATGTGTTTGCCTATCGATTTAAGAGCAACGACGGAACCATTCACGAGGGGGCGGACGACGACGGAGAACATGGGGCAGGGAGAGCCTTGCTGAGATCCCTTGTCGATAATGAACATCTAAATGTAACTGTCGTAGTATCAAGATGGTATGGAAGCAAAATAGGTGCGCGCAGATTCGTTCATATAAAGGATGTCGGATTGAGCGCAGTGAAAAACATCAATACTGACTCCGGGTAAACAATAGTGGTGGCGAAGAACAAAATACGGTATTTCCCTGTGTAACTTAATGACCATTTTCCTCTTAtggatatataatatatatatttaaaaagagacttttttttactttattgttctcACAATTGTATGACCTTTTTCATGATTACCTTCAATCTACCTGATTTGTAAATTTTCTatgatttttccatttttttctgcatttttccctattttattctgtttaaaGTGTTATTAATAATGCGCTATCGTCCGCCAATTTTCTTTCATTGTGTATGTTACGCCGGAATTTCTCAGTGTACAATTCgggttttatatttattatcagCAGAGTCGTATCCGGTTTAACAGCTGGGAATCAGAGATTGAATCTTTTCTCTGTTCTTTTCCGTTTTCCccccttttttgtttttatataaagtcACAACACTTTGACAACACCTGAGAGATATGCGTGCGTTATCCTTTAAAGAGTAAGTGTTACTTTTAGACGTGATTTTGTTCTTTATTACATGCTTATGTACATGAGTCGGGAGGATGTAATTATGcgtttaattttacaaataataagTAATTCTCCAATTGAATTACATCCTCACAATTAACTTCTAAACATAACTGTACATGAGGATAAGCACTGCTGTCTCTTCAAACGTCCCTATTTTAAAGCTTATATTACAATCTTTTTTCATATATGTGTATAACCAAGTACAGGGTCATGTTAAAAACTAGTTAAAATAAACTACCATGCATTTGCCAGTCTGCGCAATATGTACCTTTTCTAATATGCACAgccttttattttcaatagggAACATAATATCCCTCTCTTCTCTCTATCGGGGCATGATATTTGTTATGTATTTTGTGTTTGacaatggttaaattaacagaTGATTATATGACCAACCAACTGAAAATCATCTCTGTAAATTGTCAAGGACTAGGGGATAAAAGAAAGTGTCAAgatgttttaatgaatttaaaactgaaaaaatataatgtttattttattcaagatacacattttacaactgaagaagaaaattatatagaaaCAATGTGGGGTCATGAGGTCTTTTTTAGTTCATATAAGTCAAATTCAAGGGGAATTGCAATTCTCTTTAATGATAATTGTGAAGTTAAAGTACATAAAAATTACAGAGATGAAAATGGAAATTATCTTATTTTAGAGGCTACAATCGACAACCTACAATTTTTACTAGTCAACTTATATGGCCCAAATTCTGATACCCCAGAGTTTTATTCCCAATTGTTAGGAAAGATAGAAGAAATTTACTCAGGCCAATATGTTATAATAGGTGGGGATTTTAACTTAGTATTGAATCAAGACCTAGATACAATGAActataaaagaataaataatcCTAAGGCACAAGTAGAAGTTCATAAACTCATGGAGACTCTTgacttaattgatatttttagagaaaatacTCCCACATTAAGAAGATACACCTGGAGAAAGAGAAACCCAATTAAACAGGGaagacttgatttttttttgatctCACAATCTTTTTTATCTCTGGCTCCAcaaataaagtttgaaaatagTTATCGATCAGACCATTCACCagtagtattaatttttaaaacaaatgaatttaaGAGGGGTAAAggtttttggaaatttaataattcaCTACTAACAGACAAGGATTATGTTAAACTAATTAAGGAAAAGATTTGCGAGGTTAAGCTACAATATGCCTGTTTAGTCTATAATAGAGAATTAATCCCAGAGATAGACAATGACATAATATCTTTTACAATAAATGACCAAATATTTCTAGACATCTTGTTAATGGAAATAAGAGGAAAAACAATCTCATACTCTacttttaagaagaaaaatgcAAGTAAGCGAGAATCAcaattagaaaaagaaatactAATTCTGGAACAAAACTTAGGAGAACAATCCTTGCCTGATATTACCAGTAAACAAAATGAACTTGAGAATATTAGAAAAGAAAGGCTTAAAGGACAGTGTTTACGGTCAAGAAGCAAATGGATAGAGGAAGGTGAAAAGCCTTCTAAGTACTTTACTTCTTTAGAATCTAAAAACTTTATCAATAAGCAAATACCAAAACTAGTGCAAGAAGAcgaaacaataatatatgaccaagatgaaattttaaatgaaacaaaaaacttCTATGAGAAGCTGTATAGTAAAAAAACACAGGAAGCTGGAgaaaattttgttaaagaaaaaataaatcagtttGACTTTCCAAAATTAGATAC
The genomic region above belongs to Crassostrea angulata isolate pt1a10 unplaced genomic scaffold, ASM2561291v2 HiC_scaffold_207, whole genome shotgun sequence and contains:
- the LOC128169767 gene encoding uncharacterized protein LOC128169767, translated to MLRELSRLRDYVIKLEFRVNSQEKQILELKARSLENNIIINGINEHDPERGNDENLAKIIQNVFEKELEMDKESVGNMHIKALYRMGDRDARRKFPRPVCIQFADKIYKDMVMRKIPVLRSKKSPIRIASHQPEELREKRRKLFDIQQKYAAKNVDTKIKGDKLVFTRSGNIYRDKLGQRPSADEVISGEEIKSPISAGKQIEDNGNRFTAHATPTESLKQVRGALIDIMRVPTVSSASHNVFAYRFKSNDGTIHEGADDDGEHGAGRALLRSLVDNEHLNVTVVVSRWYGSKIGARRFVHIKDVGLSAVKNINTDSG